From a single Sinomonas atrocyanea genomic region:
- the hemE gene encoding uroporphyrinogen decarboxylase: MTLSPDHPLKDGRTAQSPLITAYRGGRPSRKPVWFMRQAGRSLPEYRKAREGVGMLEACLRPELAAEITLQPVRRHDVDAGIFFSDIVIPLKLAGVDVDIVPGVGPVLANPVRTETDVAALPRLTDAALEPIREAVRLTVDELGTTPLIGFAGAPFTVAAYMVEGRPSRDHLGPRTMMHGDPGTWAALMAWTADASGRFLRAQIEAGASAGQLFDSWAGSLGLEDYRRFVAPYSSQALDHVRDLGAPLVHFGTGTSELLGAMYEVGVDVVGVDYRLPLHEANRRLGGRVVLQGNIDPALLAAPWNTLEAHVRDVVKGGASAPGHVVNLGHGVPPETDPDVLTRVVELVHSITY, from the coding sequence ATGACACTCAGCCCAGACCACCCGCTCAAGGACGGACGGACGGCGCAGTCGCCGCTCATCACGGCATACCGCGGGGGCCGGCCGAGCCGGAAGCCCGTCTGGTTCATGCGCCAAGCCGGCCGCTCGCTGCCCGAGTACCGCAAGGCCCGCGAGGGGGTGGGCATGCTCGAGGCGTGCCTGCGGCCCGAGCTCGCCGCGGAGATCACCCTCCAGCCGGTGCGCCGGCACGACGTGGACGCCGGGATCTTCTTCTCCGACATCGTCATCCCCCTCAAGCTCGCCGGCGTGGACGTGGACATCGTCCCCGGGGTGGGGCCCGTCCTGGCGAACCCCGTCCGCACCGAAACGGACGTCGCCGCGCTCCCGCGCCTCACCGACGCGGCCCTCGAGCCGATCCGCGAGGCCGTCCGCCTCACCGTGGACGAGCTCGGCACCACCCCCCTCATCGGCTTCGCCGGTGCCCCGTTCACGGTGGCGGCCTACATGGTCGAGGGCCGCCCGTCGCGCGACCACCTCGGTCCCCGAACCATGATGCACGGCGATCCGGGAACATGGGCGGCGCTCATGGCCTGGACAGCGGACGCCTCCGGGCGCTTCCTGCGGGCCCAGATCGAGGCGGGCGCCTCGGCGGGGCAGCTCTTCGACTCCTGGGCCGGCTCGCTCGGCCTCGAGGACTACCGCCGCTTCGTGGCCCCGTACTCGTCCCAGGCGCTCGACCACGTGCGCGACCTCGGCGCGCCGCTCGTCCACTTCGGCACCGGCACCTCCGAGCTGCTCGGCGCGATGTACGAGGTCGGTGTCGACGTCGTCGGCGTCGACTACCGGCTGCCGCTGCACGAGGCGAACCGCCGGCTGGGCGGCCGCGTGGTGCTCCAGGGCAACATCGACCCCGCACTCCTGGCCGCGCCGTGGAACACCCTCGAGGCGCACGTCCGCGATGTGGTGAAGGGCGGCGCCTCGGCCCCGGGCCACGTGGTCAACCTCGGCCACGGCGTCCCGCCGGAGACCGACCCGGACGTCCTGACCCGCGTGGTCGAGCTCGTCCACTCGATCACCTACTGA
- a CDS encoding glutamyl-tRNA reductase, giving the protein MVVFSLTATHADTDLETVAQLSTGATSVAAGAASSPALEGAVVLATCNRYEIYAEAASHEDVEAARSAIISEISARSGIPEDRVSRAFALAQGREVTRHLFSVSSGLDSAVVGEREIAGQVRRALISAQEQGTASPALVRLFQNASKTAKEVGTQTALGSRGLSIVSVALDLAEDLAEERSWDGKKAVLFGTGAYAGATMALLKERGVAQVSVYSSSGRAREFAAARGGIAVNASGLPQAIAEADVLIGCSGSDNPMEAVELAAIREDSPQQLVVIDLALTHDFDPGVGTLDGVELITLESVRLAAPEEQAESLAQASAIVSAAASDFEAERQARQADAAIVALRRHTMAVLDAEIEKVRARHGCTAAAEEVEFAMRRMVKQLLHTPTVRAKQLAAEGRESEYLAALEALYGISVAIPGMVAPTNGAGPAAASAGDADCPVDHSRAV; this is encoded by the coding sequence GTGGTTGTTTTCTCCCTCACGGCGACTCACGCCGACACCGACCTTGAGACCGTTGCCCAATTGAGCACCGGCGCTACCTCCGTGGCCGCAGGGGCCGCTTCCTCCCCCGCCCTGGAGGGCGCCGTGGTGCTGGCGACCTGCAACCGCTACGAGATCTACGCCGAGGCGGCGAGCCACGAGGACGTGGAGGCCGCACGGTCCGCGATCATCTCCGAGATCAGCGCGCGCAGCGGCATCCCCGAGGACCGGGTGTCCCGGGCGTTCGCCCTCGCGCAGGGCCGCGAAGTGACCCGCCACCTCTTCTCCGTCAGCTCGGGGCTCGATTCCGCAGTCGTGGGCGAGCGCGAGATCGCCGGCCAGGTCCGCCGCGCCCTCATCTCCGCCCAGGAGCAGGGGACGGCGAGCCCCGCGCTCGTGCGCCTGTTCCAGAACGCGTCGAAGACGGCCAAGGAGGTCGGCACCCAGACGGCGCTCGGCAGCCGCGGCCTGTCCATCGTCTCCGTGGCGCTCGACCTCGCCGAGGACCTCGCCGAGGAGCGCTCCTGGGACGGCAAGAAGGCCGTGCTCTTCGGCACCGGCGCCTATGCCGGGGCCACGATGGCCCTGCTGAAGGAGCGCGGCGTCGCGCAGGTCTCCGTCTACTCTTCCTCCGGCCGTGCCCGCGAGTTCGCGGCCGCCCGCGGCGGGATCGCCGTGAACGCCAGCGGCCTGCCGCAGGCCATCGCCGAGGCCGACGTGCTCATCGGCTGCAGCGGCTCGGACAACCCCATGGAGGCCGTCGAGCTCGCCGCGATCCGAGAGGACTCGCCGCAGCAGCTCGTCGTGATCGACCTCGCCCTCACCCACGACTTCGATCCGGGGGTGGGCACGCTCGACGGGGTGGAACTGATCACGCTCGAGTCCGTCCGTCTCGCGGCGCCCGAGGAGCAGGCCGAGTCCCTGGCCCAGGCCAGCGCGATCGTCTCGGCCGCGGCCTCCGACTTCGAGGCCGAGCGCCAGGCCCGCCAGGCCGACGCCGCGATCGTGGCCCTGCGCCGCCACACGATGGCGGTGCTCGATGCCGAGATCGAGAAGGTCCGCGCGCGCCACGGCTGCACGGCCGCCGCCGAGGAGGTGGAGTTCGCCATGCGCCGCATGGTCAAGCAGCTCCTCCACACGCCGACGGTCCGGGCCAAGCAGCTCGCGGCCGAGGGCCGTGAGAGCGAGTACCTCGCGGCGCTCGAGGCGCTCTACGGCATCAGCGTGGCCATCCCGGGGATGGTCGCCCCGACGAACGGCGCCGGCCCGGCAGCGGCCTCCGCCGGGGACGCCGACTGCCCGGTGGACCACTCCCGCGCCGTCTGA
- the moeB gene encoding molybdopterin-synthase adenylyltransferase MoeB → MATSQSPILPPLVEPAAELTPEEVQRYSRHVIIPEIGEIGQRRLKNAKVLVMGAGGLGSPAMLYLAAAGVGTLGIVDDDTVELSNLQRQVIHGVSGVGRPKAESARDAILELNPHVEVRLHEVHLDSSNALEIFADYDLILDGTDNFATRYLVNDAAAILGKPYVWGSIFRFDGQVSVFWAEHGPTYRDVFPEPPPAGSVPSCGEGGVFGMLCAAIGASMVTEAVKLITGVGTTLLGRVQLYDALTATWREIRVAKDPDAVPITELTDYEAFCGVAPAADPGRDRTVTAGQLATMLAAREAGVRDFELIDVREPGEASIVSIPGARLIPQGRLLSGEAWDEVPRDREVVFHCKGGVRSASVLAAAIDAGFSKVRHLDGGVLAWVREIEPEKPVY, encoded by the coding sequence ATGGCCACCTCGCAGTCACCGATTCTTCCCCCGCTCGTCGAGCCGGCCGCGGAGCTCACCCCGGAGGAAGTGCAGCGCTACTCGCGCCACGTCATCATCCCGGAGATCGGCGAGATCGGGCAGCGGCGCCTCAAGAACGCCAAGGTCCTCGTGATGGGAGCCGGGGGACTGGGATCGCCCGCCATGCTCTACCTCGCCGCCGCGGGGGTGGGGACCCTCGGGATTGTCGACGACGACACCGTCGAGCTGTCCAACCTGCAGCGCCAGGTCATCCACGGCGTCTCCGGCGTAGGCCGCCCCAAGGCAGAATCGGCGCGGGACGCGATCCTCGAGCTCAATCCGCACGTGGAGGTCCGCCTCCACGAGGTCCACCTCGACTCCTCCAACGCCCTCGAGATCTTCGCCGACTACGACCTCATCCTCGACGGCACCGACAACTTCGCGACGCGCTACCTCGTGAACGACGCAGCCGCCATCCTCGGCAAGCCGTACGTGTGGGGCTCGATCTTCCGCTTCGACGGACAGGTGAGTGTGTTCTGGGCCGAGCACGGGCCCACCTACCGTGACGTCTTCCCCGAGCCGCCGCCGGCGGGCTCCGTGCCCTCCTGCGGCGAAGGGGGCGTGTTCGGCATGCTGTGCGCCGCGATCGGCGCCTCCATGGTCACCGAGGCCGTCAAGCTCATCACCGGCGTGGGCACGACGCTCCTCGGCCGCGTGCAGCTCTACGACGCGCTCACGGCGACGTGGCGGGAGATCCGCGTCGCGAAGGATCCCGACGCCGTTCCGATCACCGAGCTGACGGACTACGAGGCGTTCTGCGGGGTCGCTCCCGCTGCCGATCCGGGAAGGGACCGCACGGTGACCGCAGGGCAGCTCGCCACGATGCTGGCGGCCCGCGAGGCAGGGGTGAGGGACTTTGAGCTCATCGATGTCCGCGAGCCGGGAGAGGCATCCATCGTGTCCATCCCCGGCGCCCGGCTGATCCCGCAGGGGCGCCTGCTCTCCGGCGAGGCCTGGGACGAGGTCCCGCGGGACCGCGAGGTGGTCTTCCACTGCAAGGGCGGGGTGCGGTCGGCGAGCGTGCTCGCGGCCGCCATCGACGCGGGCTTCTCCAAGGTCCGTCATCTCGACGGGGGAGTGCTCGCGTGGGTCCGCGAGATCGAGCCGGAGAAGCCGGTCTACTGA
- a CDS encoding TetR/AcrR family transcriptional regulator, which translates to MPRDERRAQLLAAALEVFAANGYHGAAMDEIAETAQVSKPVLYQHFPSKRDLYIALLDSHLGTLTELMRAALDSTTDNRERVNAVIRAYFDFIAADDQAHRLVFQSDLVNDPDVASRLETFNRGFSEAIAEVIASDTKLPLLEAQLLGRGLAGLAQVSARYWLEKSSSLDIDVAADLVARLAWKGISRFPKEA; encoded by the coding sequence ATGCCACGCGACGAGCGGCGCGCCCAGCTCTTGGCAGCCGCCCTCGAGGTCTTCGCGGCCAACGGCTACCACGGCGCCGCCATGGACGAGATCGCCGAGACCGCCCAGGTCAGCAAGCCCGTCCTGTACCAGCACTTCCCCTCGAAGCGCGATCTGTACATCGCGCTCCTGGACAGCCATCTCGGCACGCTGACCGAGCTCATGCGCGCGGCGCTGGATTCCACCACCGACAACCGCGAGCGCGTGAACGCGGTGATCCGCGCCTACTTCGACTTCATCGCCGCGGACGACCAGGCGCACCGCCTCGTCTTCCAGTCGGACCTGGTCAACGACCCGGACGTGGCCTCGCGCCTCGAGACGTTCAACCGGGGATTCTCTGAGGCCATCGCCGAGGTCATCGCCTCGGACACCAAGCTCCCGCTGCTCGAGGCCCAGCTCCTGGGCCGCGGCCTCGCGGGGCTGGCCCAGGTGAGTGCGAGGTACTGGCTCGAGAAGTCCTCCTCCCTCGACATCGACGTTGCGGCGGACCTGGTGGCGCGGCTCGCATGGAAGGGGATCTCGCGCTTCCCCAAAGAGGCCTAA
- a CDS encoding DUF3107 domain-containing protein: protein MEIKIGIQNIGREIILESNKDADEVAKLVAEALADGKQLRLEDEKGRQVIVPSAVIGYVELGAQEQRRVGFGAL from the coding sequence GTGGAAATCAAGATCGGCATCCAGAACATCGGCCGCGAGATCATCCTCGAGTCGAACAAGGACGCGGACGAGGTCGCGAAGCTCGTGGCCGAGGCGCTCGCCGACGGCAAGCAGCTGCGGCTCGAGGACGAGAAGGGCCGCCAGGTGATCGTGCCGTCCGCCGTCATCGGCTATGTCGAGCTCGGCGCCCAGGAGCAGCGCCGCGTGGGCTTCGGCGCACTCTGA